The Rhinoraja longicauda isolate Sanriku21f chromosome 17, sRhiLon1.1, whole genome shotgun sequence genome includes a region encoding these proteins:
- the LOC144601588 gene encoding uncharacterized protein LOC144601588: MAIKMMSLQSMCWLIACLAIQPSAAYSSVECKLGWDGVTCTETNYVQKILIGVGVVGGIIVVALLVWCCCCALNSSTPHQTAVVNTTAATVVPMGYGQPVSMYPGFQGYQPVPLLQSPAQLPMNAPPCSYAYPQAGQAQPPPYNQAASGGRPSQVPTGGMNDNPKFFNTAQTNI; encoded by the exons ATGGCCATAAAGATGATGAGCTTGCAGTCGATGTGTTGGCTGATAGCCTGCCTGGCAATTCAGCCTTCTG CTGCATACTCCAGCGTAGAGTGCAAGTTGGGTTGGGACGGAGTGACCTGCACGGAGACTAACTACGT GCAGAAGATATTAATTGGAGTTGGAGTGGTGGGGGGCATCATTGTGGTTGCACTGCTAGTATGGTGCTGCTGCTGCGCCCTTAACAGTTCCACACCTCACCAAACGG CTGTTGTCAACACCACTGCTGCAACTGTGGTGCCGATGGGCTATGGACAACCTGTGTCGATGTATCCAGGCTTCCAGGGGTACCAGCCAGTGCCTCTTCTACAGTCCCCTGCACAACTGCCCATGAATGCGCCCCCTTGCTCCTATGCTTACCCACAGGCAGGCCAAGCACAGCCGCCTCCAtacaatcaggcagcatctg GTGGACGACCTTCGCAGGTTCCGACCGGAGGCATGAATGATAATCCAAAATTTTTCAATACAGCGCAAACCAACATATGA